The Rhineura floridana isolate rRhiFlo1 chromosome 15, rRhiFlo1.hap2, whole genome shotgun sequence genome window below encodes:
- the LOC133370735 gene encoding phospholipase A2 inhibitor and Ly6/PLAUR domain-containing protein-like, with amino-acid sequence MLAVFLLCLLSAHLVTSEDEEASPKPPPAPLECVTLGGTGKVCEATQTDCVAIMDWNTLTDKNSSLYYGCRNNEPCDRTFSFSIAKGKRLALSSACCKTANCNQDLVVPIPSASDMENGLICAEGCYSTSDADCKGVNISCTGDEIKCFNLTGKSDAKTIVAKGCGTQSVCQLKGTVLTIGGTPYNVSMVMCEEAESPVPNSSNQIHGKSSFLLSLPTIASVLFMKLLC; translated from the exons ATGCTGGCTGTCTTCCTTCTGTGTCTCCTGTCAGCACACttggttacctctgaagacgaaGAAGCCTCTCCAAAAC CACCTCCAGCCCCCCTGGAATGTGTCACCCTTGGTGGAACTGGAAAGGTGTGTGAAGCGACGCAGACAGACTGTGTGGCCATCATGGATTGGAACACATTGACTG ACAAAAACAGTAGCTTATACTATGGATGCAGAAACAACGAACCTTGTGACCGGACTTTCAGCTTCAGCATTGCGAAAGGGAAACGTTTGGCCTTAAGCTCTGCCTGCTGTAAGACAGCTAACTGCAACCAAGACTTAGTGGTACCAA TTCCTTCAGCTTCCGACATGGAGAATGGGCTCATTTGTGCAGAAGGATGTTATTCTACGAGTGATGCTGATTGCAAAGGAGTTAACATTTCATGCACAGGAGATGAAATTAAATGCTTCAATCTAACAGGAAAATCAG ATGCAAAGACCATCGTTGCGAAGGGTTGTGGAACACAGAGCGTGTGCCAACTCAAGGGCACTGTCCTGACTATTGGTGGAACTCCCTACAATGTGTCCATGGTAATGTGTGAGGAGGCCGAAAGCCCTGTGCCCAATAGCAGCAATCAGATCCACGGGAAGAGTTCCTTCCTTCTCTCGCTGCCCACTATCGCCAGCGTTCTCTTTATGAAGCTTCTCTGCTAA